One genomic region from Microcella humidisoli encodes:
- a CDS encoding fibronectin type III domain-containing protein, translating to MQYSRFMGLTAGLTTIVVLGSLIAPGPATAQSTALPSTDGETSAYLVEVTENAAGRAAEQAVIAEGALVEQYEQVIEGFTAELTEEQAAALDALPGVVDVVEHVAIRPGTTQPSAPWGLSRLDSDSATSDGQYTYPDSAGSGVRIYVVDTGVSPNSTQFGSRLVSGRNFATDRGAVPNSSTADCGSGHGTHVAGTAASASYGVAKAATIVPVRVFTCSGTGSTIELLAALDWIMTQPAGVVNLSLVTSSVFAPLDDRIQTVVDDGHLVVVAAGNDAKDACTVSPAGAPNAITVGATTSQDARSSFSNFGTCVDLFAPGSSITSVDWNSSSPMTMSGTSMASPHVAGIGALVMSQNPGLTPAQVTSMIVAGAQTGVVTSAGTGSPNRLARVSFLPLRPGSLTGISSSIDEQARVSVAWQAPAAQTGLVVTDYAIEYKPASSSTWSRVNDGTSTTTSYTFSSLAEATTYDVRVAAVSGTGLGAWSTVQATAPRLSPTAVSTLTVVDTTWNSLSLSWSAPETAGASGVVDYELGFSSDGGSTWRTVADGTSSATTGLVTGLASNREYRLRVRAVNDDYSGAWTTVIGRTRTMSPAAVTSLTVTETTATSMSLSWTAPPWEGSTPVTDYRIQYSGDNGKTWYTFSDGKSPATTAIVSGRVPNRSYLLRVAAVNSAYTGATATVSTRTRTASPAAVTGLTVTGVTTSSMSISWTAPSWSGSSAIRDYRIQYSGDNGKTWKTFTDGISTGTSATVSGRLSNRTYLLRVAAVNSAYTGAYTKVTAKTLSAAPGAVTGLTVTGTTSTTMSLSWTAPAWQGSTPVKDYRVQYSGDNGKTWYTFSDGISTDTIATVSGRIPDRAYLLRVAAVNNGYTGTSVTVATRTLPAV from the coding sequence GCAGGCGGCCGCACTCGACGCATTGCCCGGCGTCGTCGATGTCGTCGAGCACGTCGCCATCCGCCCCGGAACAACACAGCCGTCGGCGCCGTGGGGGCTCTCGCGCCTCGACAGCGACAGCGCCACGAGCGACGGTCAATACACCTACCCCGACTCGGCCGGCTCGGGCGTGCGCATCTACGTCGTCGACACGGGCGTCTCGCCGAACTCGACGCAGTTCGGCTCGCGCCTCGTGTCGGGCCGCAACTTCGCCACCGACCGCGGAGCCGTGCCCAACTCGAGCACCGCCGACTGCGGCAGCGGGCACGGCACCCACGTGGCCGGCACGGCCGCGAGCGCGAGCTACGGCGTGGCCAAGGCCGCGACGATCGTGCCGGTGCGCGTCTTCACCTGCTCCGGCACCGGGTCGACGATCGAACTGCTCGCCGCGCTCGACTGGATCATGACGCAGCCCGCCGGGGTCGTGAACCTCAGCCTCGTCACGAGCAGCGTCTTCGCCCCGCTCGACGACCGCATCCAGACCGTTGTGGACGACGGGCACCTCGTGGTCGTCGCCGCCGGCAACGACGCCAAAGACGCCTGCACGGTGTCGCCCGCGGGCGCGCCGAACGCCATCACGGTGGGGGCGACGACGTCTCAGGATGCCCGCTCCAGCTTCTCGAACTTCGGAACGTGCGTCGATCTCTTCGCCCCGGGCTCGAGCATCACGTCGGTCGACTGGAACTCCAGCTCGCCGATGACGATGAGCGGAACATCCATGGCCTCACCGCACGTGGCCGGTATCGGCGCGCTCGTGATGAGCCAGAACCCGGGGCTCACGCCCGCGCAGGTTACGAGCATGATCGTGGCGGGCGCGCAGACGGGCGTCGTCACGAGTGCGGGCACCGGATCGCCGAACCGCCTGGCCCGCGTCAGCTTCCTGCCGCTGCGGCCCGGATCGCTGACCGGCATCTCGTCGAGCATCGACGAGCAGGCGCGCGTGAGCGTGGCCTGGCAGGCTCCTGCCGCGCAGACCGGCCTCGTCGTCACCGACTACGCCATCGAGTACAAGCCGGCCTCGTCGTCGACCTGGTCGCGCGTGAATGACGGCACGAGCACGACGACGTCGTACACGTTCTCGTCGCTCGCGGAGGCCACGACCTACGACGTGCGGGTCGCCGCCGTGAGCGGCACCGGCCTCGGCGCCTGGTCGACCGTGCAGGCGACGGCTCCGCGACTCTCGCCCACGGCCGTCAGCACGCTGACCGTCGTCGACACGACCTGGAACTCGCTCTCGCTCAGCTGGTCGGCACCCGAGACGGCGGGTGCGAGCGGCGTCGTCGACTACGAACTGGGCTTCTCGAGCGATGGCGGTTCGACCTGGAGAACCGTCGCCGACGGCACCAGTTCAGCCACGACAGGACTCGTCACCGGTCTCGCGTCGAACCGGGAGTACCGGCTTCGAGTGCGGGCCGTGAACGACGACTACTCGGGCGCCTGGACGACCGTGATCGGCCGCACGCGAACGATGTCGCCCGCGGCCGTCACGTCGCTCACCGTGACCGAGACGACAGCGACGAGCATGTCCCTGAGCTGGACGGCGCCCCCGTGGGAGGGCTCGACGCCCGTGACGGACTACCGCATCCAGTACTCCGGCGACAACGGCAAGACCTGGTACACCTTCAGCGATGGCAAGAGCCCGGCGACGACCGCGATCGTGAGCGGACGCGTGCCCAACCGCAGCTACCTGCTGCGCGTCGCCGCCGTGAACAGCGCGTACACCGGCGCGACCGCCACGGTGAGCACGCGAACCCGAACGGCATCCCCGGCAGCCGTCACGGGACTCACGGTGACGGGGGTGACGACCTCGAGCATGTCCATCTCGTGGACCGCACCGAGCTGGTCGGGATCCAGCGCCATCCGCGACTACCGCATCCAGTACTCCGGGGACAACGGCAAGACCTGGAAGACGTTCACCGACGGCATCAGCACCGGCACGTCGGCCACCGTCAGCGGGCGCCTGTCGAACCGCACCTATCTGTTGCGCGTCGCCGCCGTGAACAGCGCCTACACCGGCGCCTACACGAAGGTCACCGCGAAGACGCTCTCGGCGGCACCCGGTGCCGTGACGGGGCTCACGGTCACCGGCACCACGTCGACGACCATGTCCCTGAGCTGGACGGCACCCGCGTGGCAGGGTTCGACACCCGTGAAGGACTACCGCGTCCAGTACTCCGGCGACAACGGCAAGACCTGGTACACCTTCAGCGACGGCATCAGCACGGACACGATAGCGACCGTGAGCGGCCGCATTCCCGACCGCGCATACCTGCTGCGTGTCGCTGCCGTGAACAACGGGTACACGGGAACCTCGGTCACCGTGGCCACCCGCACGCTGCCCGCCGTCTGA
- a CDS encoding acyl-CoA dehydrogenase family protein produces the protein MTFPTLISDFYGFEALLADHEKQALERLRTFLESEVKPVVNDYWDRAEFPRQILPGLHQQQVFGNLWAETKAGDYSAVYGGWTALELARVDASVATYVGVQNGLAMGSIGVAGSAEQRAEWLPKLASGEVIGAFGLTEPLSGSDSAQGLRTTATRDGDDWVLNGSKRWIGNATWSDITIIWAKSTEDGQVKGFIVPTSTPGYTATKIERKQALRIVQNADITLENVRVPESHRLQNANSFRDTAAVLRLTRAEVAWAAVGTAIGAYEAAVAYATSREQFGKPIANHQLVQDLLSRSLGNITASIALCTRVSQMLDDGVQRDEHASLAKAFATTAMRETVGLCRELLGGNGIVLDYDVARFHADAEALYSYEGTREMNSLIVGRAITGVGAFV, from the coding sequence ATGACCTTCCCGACGCTCATCAGCGATTTCTACGGCTTCGAGGCCCTGCTCGCCGACCACGAGAAGCAGGCGCTCGAGCGCCTGCGCACCTTCCTGGAGTCGGAGGTGAAGCCGGTCGTCAACGACTACTGGGATCGCGCCGAGTTCCCCCGGCAGATTCTGCCCGGGCTTCACCAGCAGCAGGTGTTCGGCAACCTGTGGGCCGAGACGAAAGCGGGAGACTACAGCGCCGTCTACGGCGGATGGACGGCACTCGAGCTCGCCCGCGTCGACGCGAGCGTGGCGACGTACGTCGGCGTGCAGAACGGGCTGGCGATGGGGTCCATCGGCGTCGCCGGTTCGGCCGAGCAGCGCGCCGAGTGGCTGCCGAAGCTCGCGAGCGGCGAGGTGATCGGTGCGTTCGGCCTCACCGAACCGCTCTCGGGCAGCGACTCGGCGCAGGGTCTGCGCACGACCGCGACCCGCGACGGCGACGACTGGGTGCTGAACGGCAGCAAGCGCTGGATCGGGAACGCGACCTGGAGCGACATCACGATCATCTGGGCCAAGAGCACGGAGGACGGGCAGGTCAAGGGATTCATCGTGCCCACGAGCACGCCCGGCTACACGGCCACGAAGATCGAGCGCAAGCAGGCACTGCGCATCGTGCAGAACGCTGACATCACGCTCGAGAACGTGCGCGTGCCCGAGTCCCACCGCCTGCAGAACGCCAATTCGTTCCGCGACACGGCCGCGGTGCTGCGCCTGACACGCGCCGAAGTGGCCTGGGCTGCTGTCGGCACGGCCATCGGGGCCTACGAAGCAGCGGTCGCGTACGCGACGAGCCGCGAGCAGTTCGGCAAGCCCATCGCGAACCACCAGCTCGTGCAGGACCTGCTCAGCCGCAGCCTCGGCAACATCACCGCGAGCATCGCCCTGTGCACGCGCGTCTCACAGATGCTCGACGACGGCGTTCAGCGCGACGAGCACGCCTCCCTCGCGAAGGCCTTCGCCACGACCGCGATGCGCGAGACCGTCGGGCTCTGTCGCGAGCTGCTCGGCGGCAACGGCATCGTGCTCGACTACGACGTCGCGCGCTTCCACGCCGACGCCGAGGCCCTCTACAGCTACGAGGGCACGCGCGAGATGAACAGCCTCATCGTCGGCCGCGCCATCACGGGGGTCGGCGCCTTCGTGTGA